A window of the Candidatus Cloacimonadota bacterium genome harbors these coding sequences:
- a CDS encoding tetratricopeptide repeat protein — translation MKKNFIVFLLLMFGLTCFSYLSAQTIEYDENVTVEQLQEEIRIQRQELRKVAKEFLVDALPSVIELNPAQANAELQEFSSTLSLLGDNDVLYLLGHMYARAGENDRAISIFDSLLKTDLNYGARKMLNIVLYRKLTELLQAGERQTARDYLSAIVFDNYNTEQYFPAYLYLYSDLGTDSKHFDDVSNLIMRYNGNREIVLNALLPLKQNVLNRLNSLDIDTFYQSPSKAALKDLSGQIDQIKLDITAIYNEIIGMEGILFLDTIIENYDIEMSGLDELKHLMTDYANASIGSEEFLIPAMKYIEASKQSLAFYDRVLKQFDLVLSQNFLKLSTEATSDTEVYTGDLYLDRIFQIQMIITSYDEIIKEIDELLASGEFPESHDRLMMERNEAMRSKAEAEVLHQKYVSDVHNLDAQEGEALLEILDEYYALLAEKKQLDDTATDYENYVLSLSNTMYDEDFRNSIRPMIASQISDVALSTQRDAVYNEGWDETLTAMDFITLQMSYRSLMAVYQKYLEAQIYLTEEEQEEHKAYWRSEQLKLIGEINTFLANNPDFSSIDQPGGNQLVGTADLYYYLAELQYYAIPEDLNPALVSYRKALELDPNLPNRDLALYNIAFITSELKRMEVSNNKITFRNTAGFDDVAPANSLYSEANFSEALAALQEIVRDFPDSKVYEESVYRLGLLNFSFSTDSDNPELYRDRAIGYFDQIVANSKSPLYYDALYQRGWVRLNSFAEQDLRMAMNDFMELLKASESGLITDKQLAADYCSDAVDNIAYCLIALDGTDFSSLSRGIAELQRVFDGYSNEQIVQKVLDRSTQLKLNMNASLQAIDFLQFRIDTAPMALINPVLQDSILFLYHNSGQNLREGEDLDQITQNIYQKIINNYSHDSQWYSQNKDKDISRQMSIVDNAYTQRGFRLYNNFVNSINRENLTAYENHLRVYKEFAQLHNPDYEADSASSDSLIVTAYSVLADRTQDIHDINSAIKKLYDYNDKHPQNSQFYENEELAMIYARNAYATTMDLMASNEYTVEEGAPANEDEAFAVLKNCADRYLKVSNQDRFKTPERMTNALDVILLLGDIQFGREKYPDAIALYQQALEYEDLTTDSDKRDTYLKLAEMSIRQERFADAESWFRKALPLAESDEDRANINQDILVQIQNSFETASGSGDFLTEANERLRLAAEMDPSRRLEILGQKNEAVEAFKKAGAYQQAIDLLMELAASDTELDAIYTRYSQAIDIAESETMMNNPTLAASLEQEFIDAHPGSSYAFFLRLAAISAKAENASRRTEAAEAYLALYEEAHAGSIDTEDVPESSLLADAIRLYNLEGNIPTGYALMNRFIETYPNHSDTVPYMEYMAKGYYDRKENEDYKRMAKAIYAKDPSKNSYYMDVATTELRTIAQEFDAAYLNQDFEGAFAARDRYRSLENAYKKEGLSFPEDIHEIFAAVQREYDKIQERKAFLANYDSRLEALGRSSIFTQSPAQQIRVVAITTWDSNLGGGDNRIKKYMSTIEAEVNKVRTLIRQTAESEIDMDNDRQIKALALIARIYDRGAEVVGTQIETFFRITTQGRYYREQWGENAEAQIQGFKMQNIQEYIINSLTYNNQIYTQFHLAGYQNAITQAAKDALLKYNQSVEYRSQDYVLDNQWQQNLDPAATTVNFSRIQSPKGQSLGRTTIPSNNTLNVTRSFNMDLEPNFAYLHISFPLGIQVKLNGSVVNSSWVVIDTLEAGKPASTLYSFIIPGEMFARGSNVFELSLENSSADEQQAALALQTMTSLQRIRENIPPVVKNIFTNSGWRIITSDPDTGEESSSYAADASEWNITWDNLVNMEPNAARPIWVSELEGPVNDLVFETDFMLDSEFKEGIIEFIAPEAVTVYLNGSEIGSAIFDYDPDPLEIYKGEVLINASHVVNGRNVLRFEVSNSSVYRGFLAKITYSQAGKEEIR, via the coding sequence ATGAAAAAGAATTTTATTGTGTTTTTGCTCCTTATGTTTGGGTTGACTTGCTTTTCTTATTTATCTGCCCAGACCATTGAGTACGACGAGAATGTGACTGTTGAGCAGCTACAAGAAGAAATCCGCATTCAGAGGCAGGAATTGCGAAAAGTCGCCAAAGAATTCTTGGTTGACGCGCTTCCGAGTGTCATTGAATTGAACCCTGCGCAAGCAAATGCAGAGTTACAAGAATTCAGCAGTACATTAAGCTTGCTGGGTGACAACGATGTCTTGTATCTTTTGGGGCATATGTATGCCAGAGCAGGTGAGAATGACAGAGCTATTTCCATATTCGACTCACTCCTGAAGACAGATCTGAATTATGGTGCACGCAAAATGCTCAATATTGTGTTGTACCGCAAACTGACCGAACTCCTGCAAGCCGGAGAGCGTCAGACAGCCAGAGACTATTTGAGCGCCATCGTTTTTGATAACTACAATACAGAGCAGTATTTCCCTGCTTATCTTTATCTCTACTCGGATCTAGGCACAGATAGTAAACATTTTGATGACGTATCAAATCTTATAATGCGCTACAACGGAAACCGGGAGATCGTCTTGAACGCGCTTCTGCCGCTAAAACAGAACGTTCTGAACCGTTTAAACTCATTGGACATAGACACGTTTTATCAATCACCCAGCAAAGCAGCATTAAAAGACTTGTCAGGGCAGATTGATCAGATCAAATTGGATATTACAGCCATCTACAACGAAATAATCGGCATGGAAGGAATTCTCTTCCTGGATACCATTATTGAAAACTATGACATAGAAATGAGCGGTTTGGATGAGTTAAAGCACTTGATGACAGATTATGCCAATGCCTCCATCGGTTCTGAAGAATTTCTTATACCCGCCATGAAGTACATTGAAGCTTCAAAGCAAAGTCTGGCTTTCTATGATCGGGTATTAAAACAGTTTGACCTGGTGTTATCGCAGAACTTCCTGAAGCTTAGCACCGAAGCGACCTCAGATACCGAAGTTTATACCGGCGATTTGTATCTGGATCGCATATTCCAAATCCAGATGATAATTACATCCTACGATGAGATAATCAAAGAGATCGACGAGCTATTAGCCAGCGGAGAGTTCCCGGAAAGCCACGATCGCCTCATGATGGAAAGAAATGAGGCCATGAGAAGTAAAGCTGAAGCTGAAGTATTACATCAGAAATATGTGAGTGATGTACACAACCTGGATGCTCAGGAAGGTGAAGCCCTGTTGGAAATCCTGGATGAATACTATGCTCTATTAGCGGAAAAGAAGCAGTTGGATGACACTGCCACTGATTATGAAAACTATGTATTAAGCCTCTCCAATACTATGTATGATGAGGATTTCCGCAACAGTATCCGCCCCATGATCGCCTCCCAGATCAGTGACGTAGCTTTATCTACACAACGGGATGCGGTTTATAATGAAGGCTGGGATGAGACTCTTACTGCAATGGATTTCATCACCCTGCAGATGTCTTACCGCAGCTTGATGGCGGTTTACCAGAAGTACCTGGAAGCTCAGATCTATCTTACTGAGGAAGAACAGGAAGAACACAAAGCATATTGGCGCTCCGAACAGCTGAAACTGATCGGCGAGATCAATACTTTCCTGGCAAACAATCCTGATTTTAGTTCGATTGACCAGCCCGGTGGCAATCAATTAGTAGGTACTGCCGATCTTTATTACTATTTAGCAGAGTTGCAGTACTACGCCATTCCCGAGGATCTGAATCCCGCATTGGTCAGTTATCGCAAGGCCCTGGAGTTGGATCCCAATCTGCCGAACCGGGATTTAGCCTTATACAATATCGCTTTTATTACCAGCGAATTGAAACGTATGGAAGTAAGCAACAACAAGATCACCTTCCGTAATACCGCTGGATTTGATGATGTTGCACCAGCCAATTCGCTGTATAGTGAAGCCAATTTCAGCGAAGCTCTAGCTGCTTTACAAGAGATTGTCCGAGATTTCCCGGATTCCAAAGTCTATGAGGAATCCGTATATCGCCTAGGCTTGCTCAATTTCAGTTTTTCCACCGACTCTGATAATCCCGAGCTCTATCGCGACAGAGCCATCGGATACTTCGATCAGATCGTAGCAAACTCCAAGAGCCCTCTCTACTACGATGCCCTATATCAAAGAGGATGGGTACGCCTCAATAGCTTTGCCGAGCAAGACCTGCGTATGGCTATGAACGACTTTATGGAATTGTTGAAAGCTTCCGAATCCGGTTTGATCACCGATAAGCAGCTTGCCGCAGACTACTGTTCTGATGCCGTGGACAACATCGCCTACTGCCTGATCGCTCTGGACGGAACTGATTTCAGCTCGCTCTCGCGGGGTATTGCCGAATTGCAGCGCGTTTTTGACGGTTATAGCAACGAGCAAATAGTTCAAAAAGTTTTGGATCGTTCTACTCAACTGAAACTGAACATGAACGCTTCACTGCAAGCGATAGACTTCTTACAGTTCAGGATCGATACTGCACCAATGGCACTGATAAACCCCGTCCTGCAGGACTCTATCCTCTTCCTGTACCACAACTCCGGCCAGAATCTGCGTGAAGGCGAAGACCTGGATCAGATTACTCAGAACATCTATCAAAAAATCATCAACAACTACAGCCATGATTCTCAATGGTACAGCCAAAATAAAGATAAAGACATCAGCCGCCAAATGAGCATAGTAGATAATGCTTACACTCAACGCGGTTTCAGATTGTACAATAACTTCGTGAATTCAATTAACCGCGAGAACCTCACTGCTTACGAAAACCATTTGCGTGTTTACAAGGAATTCGCTCAATTGCACAATCCCGATTATGAAGCCGACAGTGCATCATCAGATAGTCTGATTGTAACAGCATATTCTGTGCTGGCGGATCGTACTCAGGATATTCATGACATCAATTCAGCCATAAAGAAGCTCTATGATTATAACGATAAGCATCCTCAAAACAGCCAATTCTACGAAAATGAAGAATTGGCTATGATATATGCCCGCAATGCTTATGCCACAACTATGGATTTGATGGCAAGCAATGAATATACTGTAGAGGAAGGTGCTCCGGCAAATGAAGACGAAGCTTTTGCAGTTTTGAAGAACTGCGCGGACAGATATTTGAAGGTTAGCAATCAGGATCGCTTCAAAACTCCCGAAAGAATGACGAACGCTCTGGATGTTATCCTGCTCTTGGGAGACATTCAATTTGGCCGTGAAAAGTATCCTGACGCCATTGCTCTATACCAGCAAGCCTTGGAATACGAAGATTTGACGACGGACTCCGACAAACGTGACACCTACCTGAAACTTGCCGAAATGAGTATTCGCCAGGAACGTTTTGCAGATGCTGAAAGCTGGTTCCGCAAAGCTCTACCGCTGGCTGAGAGTGATGAAGACAGAGCCAATATCAACCAGGATATTTTGGTTCAAATTCAAAACAGCTTCGAGACTGCCTCTGGCTCCGGTGATTTTCTTACTGAAGCCAATGAACGCCTGAGACTGGCAGCAGAGATGGATCCCAGCCGCAGATTGGAGATCCTGGGGCAGAAGAACGAAGCCGTGGAAGCCTTCAAGAAAGCCGGTGCATATCAGCAAGCCATCGACCTCTTGATGGAGCTGGCCGCCTCGGATACAGAGTTGGACGCCATCTACACTCGCTACAGCCAAGCCATAGACATTGCCGAATCTGAGACCATGATGAACAATCCCACCCTGGCAGCGAGCTTGGAACAGGAGTTTATAGATGCTCATCCCGGCAGCAGTTACGCCTTCTTCCTACGCCTTGCCGCCATTTCCGCAAAAGCAGAAAATGCATCCCGCAGAACCGAAGCTGCCGAAGCTTATTTAGCTCTTTACGAAGAAGCACATGCCGGAAGTATTGACACCGAAGATGTGCCCGAAAGCAGCCTATTGGCAGACGCTATTCGCCTTTACAACCTGGAAGGAAACATCCCGACCGGTTATGCCTTGATGAATCGCTTTATCGAGACCTATCCCAATCACTCAGACACAGTACCTTATATGGAATACATGGCCAAGGGTTATTATGATCGAAAAGAAAACGAAGATTACAAGCGAATGGCCAAGGCGATATATGCCAAAGACCCCAGCAAAAACTCATATTATATGGACGTAGCCACTACGGAATTGCGAACCATTGCCCAGGAATTCGACGCTGCATACCTGAATCAGGATTTTGAAGGTGCCTTTGCTGCTCGCGATCGTTACCGCAGCCTGGAGAACGCATACAAGAAAGAAGGTCTCAGTTTCCCGGAAGACATCCACGAGATATTCGCTGCCGTTCAACGTGAATACGACAAGATCCAAGAACGCAAAGCCTTCCTGGCAAACTATGATTCACGCCTTGAGGCCTTGGGAAGATCCTCCATCTTTACTCAGAGTCCCGCTCAACAAATCAGAGTGGTTGCTATTACAACCTGGGATAGTAACCTTGGTGGCGGCGACAATCGCATCAAGAAGTATATGAGCACTATCGAAGCAGAAGTGAACAAGGTTAGAACCCTTATTCGCCAAACTGCGGAGAGTGAGATCGACATGGACAACGATCGTCAGATCAAGGCGCTTGCTTTGATCGCAAGAATCTATGACCGTGGTGCAGAGGTAGTGGGCACCCAGATAGAGACCTTCTTCCGCATCACCACCCAGGGCAGATATTACCGCGAACAATGGGGTGAAAATGCAGAAGCACAAATCCAAGGTTTCAAGATGCAAAATATTCAAGAGTACATCATAAACTCACTTACCTACAACAACCAGATATATACTCAATTCCATCTGGCAGGCTACCAAAATGCAATCACACAAGCAGCTAAAGACGCCCTCTTGAAATACAATCAGAGTGTTGAATACCGCAGTCAGGATTACGTGCTGGACAACCAATGGCAACAGAATCTGGATCCAGCCGCAACTACTGTTAATTTCAGCAGAATCCAGAGTCCGAAGGGGCAAAGCCTTGGACGCACCACAATTCCTTCAAACAACACTTTGAATGTGACACGCAGTTTCAATATGGATCTGGAACCAAACTTCGCCTATCTGCACATATCATTCCCCTTGGGTATCCAAGTAAAGCTGAATGGAAGTGTGGTAAATTCTTCCTGGGTGGTAATAGACACTCTGGAAGCAGGCAAACCCGCCAGCACGCTCTATAGCTTCATTATTCCCGGAGAGATGTTTGCCCGCGGTAGCAATGTGTTTGAACTGTCCTTGGAAAACAGCAGCGCCGATGAACAACAAGCTGCCCTTGCCTTGCAGACCATGACCAGTCTGCAACGAATCCGGGAAAACATCCCACCTGTAGTGAAAAACATCTTCACAAACTCCGGATGGAGAATAATCACCAGCGATCCGGATACTGGCGAAGAAAGCTCCAGTTATGCGGCAGATGCCTCAGAATGGAATATAACCTGGGACAATCTGGTAAACATGGAACCAAATGCAGCCCGCCCAATTTGGGTTTCCGAACTTGAAGGTCCGGTAAACGATCTGGTGTTTGAAACAGATTTTATGCTGGATTCGGAATTCAAAGAAGGTATCATAGAATTTATTGCTCCTGAAGCCGTGACAGTATATCTGAACGGATCAGAGATTGGTAG